Proteins from a genomic interval of Paenibacillus sp. FSL H8-0048:
- a CDS encoding glycosyltransferase family 4 protein produces the protein MNEFKDRGDEVYVICQREKRYDKETEISNEYGIQVLRVRTGNVTKTGFLEKGISTLLIERQFIKAAKEYFKEIKFDLILYSTPPITFVKVVEYFKKRDGSKTYLLLKDIFPQNAVDLGIIKEKSLIRYYFRNKEKSLYQISDNIGCMSKANVDYVINHNNEVSSSKIEVCPNSIKPVDIPSHSLKEKEDIRIKYKIPKDSVVYIYGGNLGKPQGVDFLIDILDSIKDLKNIYFLIIGSGTEFDKIKKQIALSNQINVRLEQFMPKNEFDEILSVSDVGLVFLDKRFTIPNFPSRINSYLEFGIPILAATDVNTDVKDMLYEAKCGLWSESGDLDSFRNNIISLNSNEELRLEMGSNGRGYLEENFTVDKTYEIIVAH, from the coding sequence GAATATGGAATACAAGTATTAAGAGTGAGAACAGGGAATGTAACTAAAACAGGCTTCCTTGAAAAAGGAATATCTACTTTGTTAATTGAAAGACAGTTTATAAAGGCAGCAAAAGAGTATTTTAAAGAAATTAAATTTGATTTAATACTCTACTCAACTCCACCAATTACTTTTGTGAAAGTCGTTGAATATTTCAAAAAAAGAGATGGAAGTAAGACCTATTTATTATTGAAGGATATATTCCCGCAGAATGCGGTTGATTTAGGAATTATTAAAGAGAAAAGCTTGATAAGGTATTACTTCAGAAATAAAGAAAAGAGTCTCTACCAAATATCTGATAATATTGGATGCATGTCAAAGGCAAATGTGGATTACGTAATTAATCATAATAATGAAGTTAGTAGTAGTAAGATTGAGGTTTGTCCTAACTCTATTAAACCAGTGGACATACCTAGTCATTCTTTAAAAGAAAAAGAGGACATAAGAATTAAGTACAAGATTCCTAAAGATTCTGTTGTTTATATTTATGGCGGCAATTTAGGAAAGCCACAGGGTGTAGATTTTTTAATTGATATTTTAGACAGTATAAAAGATTTGAAAAATATATATTTTTTAATAATAGGTTCAGGTACTGAGTTCGATAAGATTAAGAAACAAATAGCTTTGAGTAATCAAATTAATGTTAGGCTAGAACAATTCATGCCTAAGAATGAATTTGATGAGATTTTGTCTGTGAGTGATGTCGGACTAGTATTCTTGGATAAAAGATTTACAATTCCTAATTTCCCTTCAAGAATCAATTCTTACTTGGAGTTCGGAATACCGATTTTAGCTGCAACAGATGTCAATACGGATGTTAAGGATATGCTGTACGAAGCAAAATGTGGATTGTGGTCTGAGAGTGGAGATTTAGATAGTTTCAGAAACAACATAATTAGCTTGAATAGCAATGAGGAGTTACGTCTGGAGATGGGTTCAAATGGAAGGGGATACCTGGAAGAAAACTTTACAGTGGATAAAACTTATGAAATCATTGTTGCTCATTAA